Part of the Zygotorulaspora mrakii chromosome 2, complete sequence genome, GCACGAAGCGATTGTCTTTTCGAAAAGCCATATAAGTTATCGTGTCTCGCTATCCCCGTTTTTGCCACTTGGAACTTTGATATATAAAAGCCAAGATCTCTGAGGCAGAGCAAGTATGGCTCAGGGCAGTGCATGGTTGGGAACCTGCTGAGATAGGCACTAGTGTTGAGTAgatagaagaaaagagagctTCAAATGTCCACTCTTTCAGCACACCCGGAGACAGAACCCAAATGGTGGAAGGAAGCCacaatttatcaaatttaccCTGCCAGTTTTAAAGACTCGAACAACGATGGATGGGGAGATATGAATGGAATCCTGAGCAAGCTAGAGTATATCAAAGATCTTGGAATTGACGCTATCTGGATCTCTCCATTTTACGATTCCCCTCAAAATGATATGGGTTATGATATTGCCGACTACGAAAAGGTCTGGCCTACGTATGGCACCAATGAAGATTGTTTTAAGgtgattgaaaaaactcaTGAGTTGGGCATGAAATTTATCGCAGATCTGGTCATCAATCATTGCTCTGATGAGCACGAATGGTTCAAGGAAAGTAGATCATCAAAGACCAATCCGAAACGTAACTGGTTTTTTTGGAGCCCGCCCAAAGGTTTCGACGAAAAAGGAGTACCCATAAGGCCAAACAACTGGAAATCTTATTTCGGTGGGCCTGCTTGGACCTTTGACGAAGAAACACGCGAATTTTACCTTCATCTATTTGCGCCAAGTCAACCGGATCTCAATTGGGAAATTGAAGATTGTAGAAAGGCAATATACGAGAGTTCTGTCGGTTTCTGGTTGGATCACGGAGTTGACGGCTTCAGAATAGATGTCGGAAGTCTATATTCAAAGGTGCCAGGATTTCCAGATGCCCCAGTTGTGTTGGAAGACTCCGTTTGGCAACCCAGTGATCCTTATACTTTGAATGGCCCACGTATTCACGAGTTTCACCAAGAGCTAAACACTTTCATGAGAAATAGGGTAAGGGATAACCGAGAAATTTTTACTGTGGGTGAAATGCAATACACCTCTGATGAAATTAAGAAGATGTATACTAGTGCATCGAGGCATGAAGTCAATGAGTTGTTCAACTTTTCGCACACAGATGTAGGAACCGCTCCTGATTTCCATTACAATCTCGTTCCGTTTGTATTCAAAGAGTGGAAGTTGGCTCTTGCTGAGTTGTTTAGGTACATCAATGGTACCGACTGTTGGTCAACTGTTTATTTGGAGAACCATGATCAACCTCGCGGAGTTACAAGATTCGGTGATGATTCTTCAGAAAATCGGGTTATTTCAGGCAAACTTCTCTCAGTCTTGTTGAGCGTTTTGACTGGGACTTTATTCATCTATCAGGGTCAAGAGCTTGGCCaaataaatttcaaaaactggccaattgaaaagtatgaGGATGTTTCGGTTAAAAATAACTACAACGCtatcaaaaaagagcatGGAGAAAATTCAGTgcagatgaagaaatttttagaGGGTGTTAGTTTGATGTCAAGAGACCACGCCAGAACTCCCATGCAATGGACAAGGGTGGAACCTAATGCGGGTTTTTGTGGTTCTGATACAAAGCCATGGtttgaattgaatgattctttcaaagaaggtATTAATGTGGAAGATGAAACCAAAAACGCGAACTCTGTCTTGAATTTCTGGAGAGATGCCATTAAATTCAGGAAAGAGCACAAAGATATCGCTGTATATGGTTACgactttgaattcattgatctggataatgaaaaattgttcagcttctccaaaaaataCGGCAATAAAATCATGTTTGCGGCTCTGAACTTTAGCTCTGGTCATATTGTGTTTCAGACTCCTGGAAATTTTGCCTCCTATTCATTAGCTTTCGGCAACTATCCTGAAGGCGATGTTGATGCATCATCCAATATCTTGCAGTCATGGGAAGGGAGAATTTATATTCAAGAGAACCCTTTGCCTTGAAATCTTCCAGAGGACAATTCGATTGCTTGGTAAAACGTATCCGTTTTGTAAAATGAAGTATTGTGATACTTATAAAAGATACACTATTAAATAAGGTTCTGTTATCACcatatataaataaaagTTCGCTTTAAAGAGACTGGAAGTTTCCTAGACCAGTAAGTTGCTACTTTCATAGAGCAttgatttttatttcattctcCTTTTATCAGCTTTAGTTAATCTCGTTTCTTATAAAAGTTTGTAGTTCCTCTCAAAGCTTCAGGAGTTAGGCAACTAGATAAGATGCACCGTCATCGATAATTCAAGCGGTACCAAATGGAGAGGTCTGCTTTTTCATGGATGACAACATAAGCAAAATGTGGCACAGAGGTGCGCAAGCAAATTCCTCCAATTGCCTTTATTTGAACACTTTATGACTATTGAAAATTCCGTAGGGTACAAAGGTCATTTTACAAGTACAGAGGACTGCTAACTACGAGGATACATATAGCCTATTTGAACACTAGGCGGTCAGAGCTGAAGGTCACACAATTGAATTTGTGTTGCTTCTTCCAGTCAAGTATACCTTTGAAGCGAACAAAAGGTATAATCGACTAATTCTTGTGGCTTTGCGATTGTTTGAGAAGATCAAAGTCCTGCTTTGTATACCACTTTCCGAGTTCCCAGTTTGGTAAATTGGACATTGAGTTCATAGCAATCCAGCTCTGAACTTTTCTGTCCATCATGATCTGGTTTGCGTAGGTTGTTAGCTTGTATTGAGGGAATCTTATGGACAAGTCATTAATAATTCTTTGCTCCATTCCAGCGATTAACGAGGTAGCACCGGTAATTATCACGTTAGTCAATAACAAAGAGTACACCTGTTCGGAAGTAATACCACTCGTAGCAGGATTTGCAACTCCATTAGTCAACTGCGAGTTAGAACTTGCATTTGTATTATGTTGTGATCCTTTCTCATTTAGGGTTAGAGAGGCACCCGTACCACCTCCTCCAAGAGTTCCAGTACTGCTGACACCTGCACCTGCTTTTCTGATAGATTTGGACATAAGTTCACTCAGACCAATATTGCTTGCTGGTTGTTGCAGGTGTGGTTGTGAATGTGACTGAACTTGCGATTCTCCTTGGGCTTTAAGCGCGTCCTTCGGTTCAAACAAGCTTTCTGCTAGCTTGTAACTATCTCTAAGTTCCAATGTTACAGTCTTACTTTTCTTaaacagaaaatttttcttctgagTTAATGGATTGAGGGCAAAATTAGGAAAAgcttgttgctgttgttgctgttgttgtcGTTGGAGTTCGTAGTACCTTTCTAATTCACTGTAATTCTTATCGCTGACTTGCAACATTGTGCTTTTAAATTGTTGCAACCAAGTATTCGAGCTAAACCACATTTCACAACTACTTAAGTTTGTTGCGTCATAttctttattgaaaaattcagaatTTGTTATCTGATAGTCCAAGAAATCTCCGCCAAATTTAGATTTCATCACACCGCTCTTGACCACAGTTCCATCAACAATAGGCGTGACGTTGCAGCCTCTTGCTCCAATGTCAACCACGAGCGCTGAACTTTTGCCCATTGACAACGCAATGGCTAACGGTTCgatcaaaatttgcaaaatggGTACCttcaatttattgaaaGCAAGATCGAAGAATTTTTCCATTATTTTCATATCCGTATCACCATTGCTCGCTGGTACACTTATGACTAATGGCAATTCTGCAGGAGATACTTTTAGGTGTTCTTCGTATATATACCGCCATTGCGCCTCTAAATCTTCCCAATTATATGGATAGCCGCGACCATCAATTAGTGTATATACGTTAGAGGTTGActcattcttttctgtttcatCCAGCATTTCAAATGTGCCAAATATACGCTTTTCATCGTTATTGCGCTTGACATAACTTGACGGAATGATGCACTTGGGTAGTTCCATATTGCTGAAGCCCGCAACAGTTGAGCATGAGCCGTTATGAATAACCACACATTTCCTGCTCGCGTTTGTCATCGTTTCAGAATTCTCAGGCTCTCTTTTCCTCTTATctgtttttatttgtagtttttcaattatcAGCTCTTGTTGATTACTCAAATTCACATGTACTATGCgtaaaaatcttcaaaCATGATGGATTAGAGTGTGCTCGTGTATAAAGAAACGAACAATAATACGGAATAACAAACATCCAACGGTTATGGAAGGCAATCTTAAGGAGTATGAAAAGCTTAAGTCTGAACTAATCAAGAATATCGAAGCAAAGAAGGGACTGGAAGAGGAGTTTGACCGTTTACAACAAGATATTTACGACAATGAGACGGAGTATCTCTCGGGAAACCAAGGCACCAGCAAAAATAACAACATTGGTAATATCATAAAAGGATTTGACAGTTTTAACAAGGTGAGCCGTCATGGGTCGGACCTCTCGAATCATGGATTTACGAATGACGATAGACTTTTTTCCCTATCCAGTGCAGTATTTGTCAAACAACAGCTTGATGATATGCAAGAGCAAGAGTGAAGCATAGCCTTTTAATCGATAAATACCTCGAACAGAGCAGTGGTGAAATACCAATACAAGTGGCCTGACCGTAACAATTGATGCGCGCTATGGGGTACATTTCGGGAATACGTGTAGTGCATTCTTGAAGGAAGAGAATGATTTTTGGGCTCAAAGTTTTCCCCAGTGGTTACAGGCCTTATCGTGGTGACGAACTTCGTCATTTTAACTTAAGTGCTAGGACTTTTTGGCTCTTGCAGATTTTGTATGACCGAGGAAAGCTTTTCTGTTATCTTCAGTATGTGTTTCAATCGCAAATTGTGCGTTGGTGTCACAAGAAAGATTCCTTATCGAAGGAAAGCACTTGATTGTCTATTTTACATGTTACACGCTAATAGACTAAATTTCGGGCACTTTTTGGATGTTGAAAGGCCCAGGTCAGTGATTTCGTTGCTGTTCTTAAGTCTGCAGATTTTGACGCACTAGGGAGCCTTTGCGGCACCGCTTATTCAATTGCAGGAATAATCGGCTCAGAATACTCCTAATGCACGGGCATCACTAAAGGCTGAAGATGTTCAAAATTGCAGAACATCTAGCAGAACTCCCACAGCAGCAAAATAATCTATGCGAACGTCCGATGACGAATGAATAGGCGTAAGCTTTCTTATCTGATGGGAATCCCGAGCGTGCATATCAATTATACTTGCATTCCTCCATATAATTACCCCATGCGATCATTCCATCTAATTATCGGCTAAATTTATATACCTTATGTATTTCTGAGGAACTTCAACCTTAACTCGCGCTTGGCTTTTAAGTTCTCGCAGGTGACAGGAACTTTTAACGAAGGGCCCaaataaaggaaaagtCTCAATGAAATAGGgctcaaaaaagaaatctaTCAGATTCCAAAAGATTGTAACGCATCATTATGAGCGGTAAAGTTTGCAGAATATTTCCTTCGAAGCGATTCATCTCATTGATAAGGCCAACTGAGACGACTTGTATTCCAACGCAAGTtgagttgaaaaatgccACTGATGCAAGTACACAATCTTTATTCTCTGAAGGAGATAATGATGAGTTTTTGAGTACCTCAAGATTCCAGGTACTTGGTCAACCAGCTACAATGGCATCGGCACTAATACCTCCATCGATTGACCTTTACGTACGCCGTGGATGTTTAGTCTCCTTGCATGGTTCAcgttcaatttcattgtCGCATGAATGGCAAAGCGTTTGGTTCAACTTGACAAGATATTTCACTCTTAAACCCTCAATCTACTATAAGTTGATATCTACAGCGAAATTTAATGCTTTGATAGCCCCTAATTTTACTTCGAATAGATTGGGACCGATATTGGGCCTGTCATCCTCACCATTTAGAACCTTGTGTTTGCTGAGCCTAGACGGTACCAAGGATTGGAACATTTGGGGTAAAGATTCAATAGTTGCCTACGAGGCTAATACAAGTCTGGACATCAAGCCATCaaagttttccattttcaagagTCAAAGACCAgtcttttcatcaaaatatcaaattttacaGGGTCGTGGTAATGTCCTCTTGAGTGGATCTGGTTCTGTTTACACaattgaattgaaagatgCGAGTGACGAAATAATTATCAAATCAGAACATCTGCTTGGTCTGAATGGCTCTtctcaattgaatatcaagGACTCCGTTGAGGTACAGACTTTGGCACCCTTACagaagaaagatgaaaaactATTGAGTAAAAGACCACCAGCTGGCGAAATTAGAGACTTTGATGTTAGGATGTTCTTCGAGATATCTCGTGATATCTTCGCTAATACCTGGAATTGGTTGAAGAGAGTTTATTCAACTCAGCTAAACGGGCCAAGCAAGTTTTTAAGAATAAAAGGACCGAGGACCTTACTTTTGCAAAGTTCTTACAATGTCTATTTGCCAGCTTCCGCAAAAGGCAAGAGTCTTTTACAGGTTGACTCGAATCCTGCTCTTTCGTCGTCAATACCACTCACAAAATCACCCTCTAAAGATTATTTGAGCTACGCTTCCGTGTTGAAAGACGGACAAGTTGACTTTCGTAGCACAGAAGACTTTAGTGAGACTCTCAAGCACACCAACAGCAAGCagcaaaattgaaatactcCTTAGATACGCAACTGTGGTTGCCCAAGTATATATAAATACACCGCATATCTCATATTCCCACCTCAACTATTATGATTAACAGTATTATCCCGTGTATAGCGatacaaaattttttcaattcgtGAAACCTCTCGATGCCTTGGGAGACAATTCAATGTTTAATGAGTGAAGTTGATGGCATTATAATTTGCTAGGAGGAGTGTTTTTCGGTTTTGGAATGTTAAATGCTGAGTCGAATATCCAGGCTGAAACTTTTCCACTTACAATTGGTCCGCGAGATGTCACAAGTTCCTGCCGAAGTTTCTGCTAATGCTAAAGCAGAGAAATCGAAATTACAAGTGTCTTTAAAGACCCCAAAGGGGACTAAAGATTGGGCTGACTCTGATATGGTTATTAGGGAAAGTATCTTTAGAGTACTCTCTGATATGTTCAAGCGCCATGGTGGTGTGACTATTGACACGCCAGTGTTTGAACTAAAGGAGATTTTAGCTGGTAAGTATGGTGAGGACTCTAAACTTATCTACGACCTTAAGGACCAGGGTGGTGAATTGTGCTCGTTACGTTACGATTTGACAGTTCCATTCGCACGGTTTGCAGCTATGAATAATGTTcagaatatcaaaagataccACATTGCGAAAGTTTACAGAAGAGATCAACCTGCAATGACGAAAGGCCGTATGAGAGAGTTTTATCAAT contains:
- a CDS encoding alpha-glucosidase — encoded protein: MSTLSAHPETEPKWWKEATIYQIYPASFKDSNNDGWGDMNGILSKLEYIKDLGIDAIWISPFYDSPQNDMGYDIADYEKVWPTYGTNEDCFKVIEKTHELGMKFIADLVINHCSDEHEWFKESRSSKTNPKRNWFFWSPPKGFDEKGVPIRPNNWKSYFGGPAWTFDEETREFYLHLFAPSQPDLNWEIEDCRKAIYESSVGFWLDHGVDGFRIDVGSLYSKVPGFPDAPVVLEDSVWQPSDPYTLNGPRIHEFHQELNTFMRNRVRDNREIFTVGEMQYTSDEIKKMYTSASRHEVNELFNFSHTDVGTAPDFHYNLVPFVFKEWKLALAELFRYINGTDCWSTVYLENHDQPRGVTRFGDDSSENRVISGKLLSVLLSVLTGTLFIYQGQELGQINFKNWPIEKYEDVSVKNNYNAIKKEHGENSVQMKKFLEGVSLMSRDHARTPMQWTRVEPNAGFCGSDTKPWFELNDSFKEGINVEDETKNANSVLNFWRDAIKFRKEHKDIAVYGYDFEFIDLDNEKLFSFSKKYGNKIMFAALNFSSGHIVFQTPGNFASYSLAFGNYPEGDVDASSNILQSWEGRIYIQENPLP
- the ARP7 gene encoding Arp7p (similar to Saccharomyces cerevisiae ARP7 (YPR034W); ancestral locus Anc_7.448) is translated as MTNASRKCVVIHNGSCSTVAGFSNMELPKCIIPSSYVKRNNDEKRIFGTFEMLDETEKNESTSNVYTLIDGRGYPYNWEDLEAQWRYIYEEHLKVSPAELPLVISVPASNGDTDMKIMEKFFDLAFNKLKVPILQILIEPLAIALSMGKSSALVVDIGARGCNVTPIVDGTVVKSGVMKSKFGGDFLDYQITNSEFFNKEYDATNLSSCEMWFSSNTWLQQFKSTMLQVSDKNYSELERYYELQRQQQQQQQQAFPNFALNPLTQKKNFLFKKSKTVTLELRDSYKLAESLFEPKDALKAQGESQVQSHSQPHLQQPASNIGLSELMSKSIRKAGAGVSSTGTLGGGGTGASLTLNEKGSQHNTNASSNSQLTNGVANPATSGITSEQVYSLLLTNVIITGATSLIAGMEQRIINDLSIRFPQYKLTTYANQIMMDRKVQSWIAMNSMSNLPNWELGKWYTKQDFDLLKQSQSHKN
- the EAF6 gene encoding Eaf6p (similar to Saccharomyces cerevisiae EAF6 (YJR082C); ancestral locus Anc_7.447) produces the protein MEGNLKEYEKLKSELIKNIEAKKGLEEEFDRLQQDIYDNETEYLSGNQGTSKNNNIGNIIKGFDSFNKVSRHGSDLSNHGFTNDDRLFSLSSAVFVKQQLDDMQEQE
- the AIM24 gene encoding Aim24p (similar to Saccharomyces cerevisiae YJR080C; ancestral locus Anc_7.446), with translation MSGKVCRIFPSKRFISLIRPTETTCIPTQVELKNATDASTQSLFSEGDNDEFLSTSRFQVLGQPATMASALIPPSIDLYVRRGCLVSLHGSRSISLSHEWQSVWFNLTRYFTLKPSIYYKLISTAKFNALIAPNFTSNRLGPILGLSSSPFRTLCLLSLDGTKDWNIWGKDSIVAYEANTSLDIKPSKFSIFKSQRPVFSSKYQILQGRGNVLLSGSGSVYTIELKDASDEIIIKSEHLLGLNGSSQLNIKDSVEVQTLAPLQKKDEKLLSKRPPAGEIRDFDVRMFFEISRDIFANTWNWLKRVYSTQLNGPSKFLRIKGPRTLLLQSSYNVYLPASAKGKSLLQVDSNPALSSSIPLTKSPSKDYLSYASVLKDGQVDFRSTEDFSETLKHTNSKQQN